In one Takifugu flavidus isolate HTHZ2018 chromosome 9, ASM371156v2, whole genome shotgun sequence genomic region, the following are encoded:
- the map7d3 gene encoding MAP7 domain-containing protein 2 isoform X20, with amino-acid sequence MAEGATTLKGLRAQMAAQAQAQAEERRSLAGNSPGPAANAPARPQGCKPVLDAAALRVDDRLRVAKERREEADKQQALRGSQIMERERKAKLQVERQIEERQKKVEDQRRKEELKRLAVEEKRKQKQEEEKEHYEAVMRRTQERSQRVEQRQKRWSWGGLTDSEGRTARRPPSSTVDGGVLSRLLTPTQASLARSKSAATLSADGKDAPASATPLHPPRGPVRSRSIDRQKSGMTTSVSADGALDPSLKEKQLTSPRGQSPPTPSSTLGRNRSPSPAPNPAPKRTPSPAASKQNSKARPPSPSTMKQRPASPQASSTKPPPIQKPALTPTGPPTLRKRDSKSKDLCPVQAVSPQPSESSKSKDKDAATGTNSAAEAAKILAENRRLMREQREKEEQLRIQREEEEKLRKEEEKRLEEEARLIRLEEEKKLAEERRIKEEEDARKAEEERVRQAEEEAVRQAELQKEREEAEAKAQEEAERVRQERDRIMQQNQQERMERKKRIEEIMKRTRKGDQSDLKREAGDEDKFSHESEEERASQMNSEANQMDDAAMEAEADECVDDSTTEADADDCSLSSGEPADQREEPLGSVNGKPETDDKNQEARSTDGVQAGSPGPEDRHVEGSEFRENEDSNKLGLVSGLNGKPNQWSFEGLIDINGHSNSRPLIEAEDCNQVSITCDGTSDGTRATFEENTLHSSAQPIEALSEM; translated from the exons CtgcacaggcacaggcacaggCCGAGGAGCGGCGCAGCCTCGCCGGGAACAGTCCAGGACCTGCAGCTAACGCACCAGCCAGACCTCAGGGGTGTAAACCAG TCCTTGACGCCGCCGCACTACGAGTAGACGACCGCCTGCGAGTGGCCAAAGAGAGACGAGAAgaagcagacaaacagcagG CTTTGCGAGGGTCTCAGATCATGGAACGGGAGCGTAAAGCCAAGCTACAAGTGGAGCGGCAAATAGAGGAGCGCCAGAAAAAGGTCGAGGATCAGCGGAGAAAGGAGGAGCTGAAACGCTTGgctgtggaggagaagaggaagcagaaacaggaagaggagaag GAGCACTACGAGGCCGTCATGCGGCGGACACAGGAGCGTAGTCAACGAGtagagcagaggcagaaacgATGGTCCTGGGGAGGGCTGACAGACTCTGAAGGACGAACAG CCCGCAGGCCACCGTCCAGCACTGTGGATGGAGGGGTCCTTAGTCGTCTACTCACCCCCACCCAGGCCTCACTAGCTAGGAGCAAGAGTGCCGCCACCCTGTCAGCTGACGGAAAAGATGCTCCAG CCTCTGCCACTCCCCTGCACCCACCACGTGGACCCGTGCGCAGCCGCAGCATCGACCGGCAGAAAAGCGGTATGACCACTTCCGTGTCAGCCGACGGAGCTCTGGACCCGTCTCTG AAGGAAAAACAGTTGACCTCACCTCGAGGACAGAGTCCACCTACCCCGTCTTCTACGCTGGGACGCAACCGTTCTCCATCCCCGGCCCCAAATCCAGCCCCAAAGCGGACTCCCTCCCCCGCAGCATCCAA GCAAAATTCCAAAGCGCGCCCTCCATCTCCTTCTACAATGAAACAGCGTCCTGCATCCCCCCAGGCTTCGTCAACCAAACCCCCTCCTATACAGAAACCAGCTCTCACTCCAACAGGACCCCCCACCTTGAGAAAGAGGGACTCCAAATCCAAGGACCTGTGTCCTGTCCAGGCTGTGTCTCCGCAGCCATCCGAGTCCAGCAAGAGCAAAGACAAAGATG CCGCTACTGGCACCAATTCAGCCGCAGAAGCAGCCAAGATTCTCGCAGAGAACCGTCGCCTGATGAGGGAGCAgcgggagaaagaggagcagctcaggatacagagggaggaggaagagaa gctgaggaaagaagaggagaaacgtCTAGAGGAAGAGGCTCGGCTCATACgcctggaagaggaaaagaagctggcggaggagaggaggattaAAGAAGAGGAGGACGCACGCAAGGCGGAGGAGGAGCGCGTGAGACAAGCGGAGGAAGAAGCGGTGAGACAGGCCGAGCTGCAGAAGGAGCGAGAGGAGGCTGAAGCCAAggcccaggaggaggcagagagggtcCGGCAGGAACGAGACCGCATcatgcagcagaaccagcaggagaggatggagaggaagaag AGGATTGAAGAGATCATGAAGAGAACCAGGAAAGGGGACCAAAGTGACCTAAAG agagaagcaggTGATGAGGATAAATTCTCCCATGAGAGTGAAGAGGAGCGAGCGAGCCAAATGAACTCTGAAGCAA ACCAAATGGATGACGCCGCCATGGAGGCCGAAGCCGACGAGTGCGTGGATGATTCGACCACGGAGGCCGACGCGGACGATTGCAGCCTGTCCTCGGGCGAGCCGGCGGACCAGCGCGAGGAGCCCCTGGGCAGCGTGAATGGGAAACCCGAGACTGACGACAAGAATCAGGAGGCCCGGAGCACAGACGGGGTCCAGGCAGGGAG TCCAGGTCCTGAGGACCGCCACGTCGAGGGCTCAGAGTTCAGAGAGAACGAGGACTCTAACAAGTTGGGCTTGGTGTCGGGGCTGAACGGGAAACCCAACCAGTGGAGCTTCGAGGGACTGATTGACATCAACGGTCATTCAAATAGCCGGCCTCTCATAGAGGCGGAGGACTGTAACCAGGTTTCCATCACCTGTGACGGGACGTCAGATGGGACCAGGGCGACCTTTGAGGAGAACACCCTGCATTCCTCTGCCCAGCCCATAGAAGCCCTGTCAG AGATGTGA
- the map7d3 gene encoding MAP7 domain-containing protein 2 isoform X21: protein MAEGATTLKGLRAQMAAQAQAQAEERRSLAGNSPGPAANAPARPQGCKPVLDAAALRVDDRLRVAKERREEADKQQALRGSQIMERERKAKLQVERQIEERQKKVEDQRRKEELKRLAVEEKRKQKQEEEKEHYEAVMRRTQERSQRVEQRQKRWSWGGLTDSEGRTDKRSTSTTNLKPQPEACISKRLSSSTTLIKSPDKTSATPLHPPRGPVRSRSIDRQKSGMTTSVSADGALDPSLKEKQLTSPRGQSPPTPSSTLGRNRSPSPAPNPAPKRTPSPAASKQNSKARPPSPSTMKQRPASPQASSTKPPPIQKPALTPTGPPTLRKRDSKSKDLCPVQAVSPQPSESSKSKDKDAATGTNSAAEAAKILAENRRLMREQREKEEQLRIQREEEEKLRKEEEKRLEEEARLIRLEEEKKLAEERRIKEEEDARKAEEERVRQAEEEAVRQAELQKEREEAEAKAQEEAERVRQERDRIMQQNQQERMERKKRIEEIMKRTRKGDQSDLKREAGDEDKFSHESEEERASQMNSEANQMDDAAMEAEADECVDDSTTEADADDCSLSSGEPADQREEPLGSVNGKPETDDKNQEARSTDGVQAGSPGPEDRHVEGSEFRENEDSNKLGLVSGLNGKPNQWSFEGLIDINGHSNSRPLIEAEDCNQVSITCDGTSDGTRATFEENTLHSSAQPIEALSEM from the exons CtgcacaggcacaggcacaggCCGAGGAGCGGCGCAGCCTCGCCGGGAACAGTCCAGGACCTGCAGCTAACGCACCAGCCAGACCTCAGGGGTGTAAACCAG TCCTTGACGCCGCCGCACTACGAGTAGACGACCGCCTGCGAGTGGCCAAAGAGAGACGAGAAgaagcagacaaacagcagG CTTTGCGAGGGTCTCAGATCATGGAACGGGAGCGTAAAGCCAAGCTACAAGTGGAGCGGCAAATAGAGGAGCGCCAGAAAAAGGTCGAGGATCAGCGGAGAAAGGAGGAGCTGAAACGCTTGgctgtggaggagaagaggaagcagaaacaggaagaggagaag GAGCACTACGAGGCCGTCATGCGGCGGACACAGGAGCGTAGTCAACGAGtagagcagaggcagaaacgATGGTCCTGGGGAGGGCTGACAGACTCTGAAGGACGAACAG ACAAGCGCTCCACATCCACGACAAACCTGAAACCACAACCTGAGGCTTGCATCAGCAAAcgcctgtcctcctccaccaccctcATCAAATCTCCTGACAAAA CCTCTGCCACTCCCCTGCACCCACCACGTGGACCCGTGCGCAGCCGCAGCATCGACCGGCAGAAAAGCGGTATGACCACTTCCGTGTCAGCCGACGGAGCTCTGGACCCGTCTCTG AAGGAAAAACAGTTGACCTCACCTCGAGGACAGAGTCCACCTACCCCGTCTTCTACGCTGGGACGCAACCGTTCTCCATCCCCGGCCCCAAATCCAGCCCCAAAGCGGACTCCCTCCCCCGCAGCATCCAA GCAAAATTCCAAAGCGCGCCCTCCATCTCCTTCTACAATGAAACAGCGTCCTGCATCCCCCCAGGCTTCGTCAACCAAACCCCCTCCTATACAGAAACCAGCTCTCACTCCAACAGGACCCCCCACCTTGAGAAAGAGGGACTCCAAATCCAAGGACCTGTGTCCTGTCCAGGCTGTGTCTCCGCAGCCATCCGAGTCCAGCAAGAGCAAAGACAAAGATG CCGCTACTGGCACCAATTCAGCCGCAGAAGCAGCCAAGATTCTCGCAGAGAACCGTCGCCTGATGAGGGAGCAgcgggagaaagaggagcagctcaggatacagagggaggaggaagagaa gctgaggaaagaagaggagaaacgtCTAGAGGAAGAGGCTCGGCTCATACgcctggaagaggaaaagaagctggcggaggagaggaggattaAAGAAGAGGAGGACGCACGCAAGGCGGAGGAGGAGCGCGTGAGACAAGCGGAGGAAGAAGCGGTGAGACAGGCCGAGCTGCAGAAGGAGCGAGAGGAGGCTGAAGCCAAggcccaggaggaggcagagagggtcCGGCAGGAACGAGACCGCATcatgcagcagaaccagcaggagaggatggagaggaagaag AGGATTGAAGAGATCATGAAGAGAACCAGGAAAGGGGACCAAAGTGACCTAAAG agagaagcaggTGATGAGGATAAATTCTCCCATGAGAGTGAAGAGGAGCGAGCGAGCCAAATGAACTCTGAAGCAA ACCAAATGGATGACGCCGCCATGGAGGCCGAAGCCGACGAGTGCGTGGATGATTCGACCACGGAGGCCGACGCGGACGATTGCAGCCTGTCCTCGGGCGAGCCGGCGGACCAGCGCGAGGAGCCCCTGGGCAGCGTGAATGGGAAACCCGAGACTGACGACAAGAATCAGGAGGCCCGGAGCACAGACGGGGTCCAGGCAGGGAG TCCAGGTCCTGAGGACCGCCACGTCGAGGGCTCAGAGTTCAGAGAGAACGAGGACTCTAACAAGTTGGGCTTGGTGTCGGGGCTGAACGGGAAACCCAACCAGTGGAGCTTCGAGGGACTGATTGACATCAACGGTCATTCAAATAGCCGGCCTCTCATAGAGGCGGAGGACTGTAACCAGGTTTCCATCACCTGTGACGGGACGTCAGATGGGACCAGGGCGACCTTTGAGGAGAACACCCTGCATTCCTCTGCCCAGCCCATAGAAGCCCTGTCAG AGATGTGA
- the map7d3 gene encoding MAP7 domain-containing protein 2 isoform X17, translating into MAEGATTLKGLRAQMAAQAQAQAEERRSLAGNSPGPAANAPARPQGCKPVLDAAALRVDDRLRVAKERREEADKQQDKRSTSTTNLKPQPEACISKRLSSSTTLIKSPDKRVKPRSSSCNRLPSNNSAAQANKEEGKKLQVEQTGHSMKKRSSSLTRVSVGRAQTPTKSDKGTTEDQARRPPSSTVDGGVLSRLLTPTQASLARSKSAATLSADGKDAPECHLCPRSASATPLHPPRGPVRSRSIDRQKSGMTTSVSADGALDPSLKEKQLTSPRGQSPPTPSSTLGRNRSPSPAPNPAPKRTPSPAASKQNSKARPPSPSTMKQRPASPQASSTKPPPIQKPALTPTGPPTLRKRDSKSKDLCPVQAVSPQPSESSKSKDKDAATGTNSAAEAAKILAENRRLMREQREKEEQLRIQREEEEKLRKEEEKRLEEEARLIRLEEEKKLAEERRIKEEEDARKAEEERVRQAEEEAVRQAELQKEREEAEAKAQEEAERVRQERDRIMQQNQQERMERKKRIEEIMKRTRKGDQSDLKREAGDEDKFSHESEEERASQMNSEANQMDDAAMEAEADECVDDSTTEADADDCSLSSGEPADQREEPLGSVNGKPETDDKNQEARSTDGVQAGSPGPEDRHVEGSEFRENEDSNKLGLVSGLNGKPNQWSFEGLIDINGHSNSRPLIEAEDCNQVSITCDGTSDGTRATFEENTLHSSAQPIEALSEM; encoded by the exons CtgcacaggcacaggcacaggCCGAGGAGCGGCGCAGCCTCGCCGGGAACAGTCCAGGACCTGCAGCTAACGCACCAGCCAGACCTCAGGGGTGTAAACCAG TCCTTGACGCCGCCGCACTACGAGTAGACGACCGCCTGCGAGTGGCCAAAGAGAGACGAGAAgaagcagacaaacagcagG ACAAGCGCTCCACATCCACGACAAACCTGAAACCACAACCTGAGGCTTGCATCAGCAAAcgcctgtcctcctccaccaccctcATCAAATCTCCTGACAAAA GGGTTAAACCAAGAAGTTCCTCTTGTAACCGGTTGCCTAGCAATAACAGTGCTGCTCAGGCCAATAAGGAAGAGGGCAAAAAACTTCAAGTGGAACAGACAG GCCATTCCATGAAGAAGAGGAGTTCCTCTCTCACACGAGTCAGTGTGGGCAGAGCCCAGACCCCTACCAAGTCGGACAAGGGGACGACAGAAGATCAAG CCCGCAGGCCACCGTCCAGCACTGTGGATGGAGGGGTCCTTAGTCGTCTACTCACCCCCACCCAGGCCTCACTAGCTAGGAGCAAGAGTGCCGCCACCCTGTCAGCTGACGGAAAAGATGCTCCAG agtgtcacctgtgtcctcGCTCAGCCTCTGCCACTCCCCTGCACCCACCACGTGGACCCGTGCGCAGCCGCAGCATCGACCGGCAGAAAAGCGGTATGACCACTTCCGTGTCAGCCGACGGAGCTCTGGACCCGTCTCTG AAGGAAAAACAGTTGACCTCACCTCGAGGACAGAGTCCACCTACCCCGTCTTCTACGCTGGGACGCAACCGTTCTCCATCCCCGGCCCCAAATCCAGCCCCAAAGCGGACTCCCTCCCCCGCAGCATCCAA GCAAAATTCCAAAGCGCGCCCTCCATCTCCTTCTACAATGAAACAGCGTCCTGCATCCCCCCAGGCTTCGTCAACCAAACCCCCTCCTATACAGAAACCAGCTCTCACTCCAACAGGACCCCCCACCTTGAGAAAGAGGGACTCCAAATCCAAGGACCTGTGTCCTGTCCAGGCTGTGTCTCCGCAGCCATCCGAGTCCAGCAAGAGCAAAGACAAAGATG CCGCTACTGGCACCAATTCAGCCGCAGAAGCAGCCAAGATTCTCGCAGAGAACCGTCGCCTGATGAGGGAGCAgcgggagaaagaggagcagctcaggatacagagggaggaggaagagaa gctgaggaaagaagaggagaaacgtCTAGAGGAAGAGGCTCGGCTCATACgcctggaagaggaaaagaagctggcggaggagaggaggattaAAGAAGAGGAGGACGCACGCAAGGCGGAGGAGGAGCGCGTGAGACAAGCGGAGGAAGAAGCGGTGAGACAGGCCGAGCTGCAGAAGGAGCGAGAGGAGGCTGAAGCCAAggcccaggaggaggcagagagggtcCGGCAGGAACGAGACCGCATcatgcagcagaaccagcaggagaggatggagaggaagaag AGGATTGAAGAGATCATGAAGAGAACCAGGAAAGGGGACCAAAGTGACCTAAAG agagaagcaggTGATGAGGATAAATTCTCCCATGAGAGTGAAGAGGAGCGAGCGAGCCAAATGAACTCTGAAGCAA ACCAAATGGATGACGCCGCCATGGAGGCCGAAGCCGACGAGTGCGTGGATGATTCGACCACGGAGGCCGACGCGGACGATTGCAGCCTGTCCTCGGGCGAGCCGGCGGACCAGCGCGAGGAGCCCCTGGGCAGCGTGAATGGGAAACCCGAGACTGACGACAAGAATCAGGAGGCCCGGAGCACAGACGGGGTCCAGGCAGGGAG TCCAGGTCCTGAGGACCGCCACGTCGAGGGCTCAGAGTTCAGAGAGAACGAGGACTCTAACAAGTTGGGCTTGGTGTCGGGGCTGAACGGGAAACCCAACCAGTGGAGCTTCGAGGGACTGATTGACATCAACGGTCATTCAAATAGCCGGCCTCTCATAGAGGCGGAGGACTGTAACCAGGTTTCCATCACCTGTGACGGGACGTCAGATGGGACCAGGGCGACCTTTGAGGAGAACACCCTGCATTCCTCTGCCCAGCCCATAGAAGCCCTGTCAG AGATGTGA
- the map7d3 gene encoding ensconsin isoform X7 gives MAEGATTLKGLRAQMAAQAQAQAEERRSLAGNSPGPAANAPARPQGCKPVLDAAALRVDDRLRVAKERREEADKQQALRGSQIMERERKAKLQVERQIEERQKKVEDQRRKEELKRLAVEEKRKQKQEEEKEHYEAVMRRTQERSQRVEQRQKRWSWGGLTDSEGRTDKRSTSTTNLKPQPEACISKRLSSSTTLIKSPDKSHSMKKRSSSLTRVSVGRAQTPTKSDKGTTEDQARRPPSSTVDGGVLSRLLTPTQASLARSKSAATLSADGKDAPECHLCPRSASATPLHPPRGPVRSRSIDRQKSGMTTSVSADGALDPSLKEKQLTSPRGQSPPTPSSTLGRNRSPSPAPNPAPKRTPSPAASKQNSKARPPSPSTMKQRPASPQASSTKPPPIQKPALTPTGPPTLRKRDSKSKDLCPVQAVSPQPSESSKSKDKDAATGTNSAAEAAKILAENRRLMREQREKEEQLRIQREEEEKLRKEEEKRLEEEARLIRLEEEKKLAEERRIKEEEDARKAEEERVRQAEEEAVRQAELQKEREEAEAKAQEEAERVRQERDRIMQQNQQERMERKKRIEEIMKRTRKGDQSDLKREAGDEDKFSHESEEERASQMNSEANQMDDAAMEAEADECVDDSTTEADADDCSLSSGEPADQREEPLGSVNGKPETDDKNQEARSTDGVQAGSPGPEDRHVEGSEFRENEDSNKLGLVSGLNGKPNQWSFEGLIDINGHSNSRPLIEAEDCNQVSITCDGTSDGTRATFEENTLHSSAQPIEALSEM, from the exons CtgcacaggcacaggcacaggCCGAGGAGCGGCGCAGCCTCGCCGGGAACAGTCCAGGACCTGCAGCTAACGCACCAGCCAGACCTCAGGGGTGTAAACCAG TCCTTGACGCCGCCGCACTACGAGTAGACGACCGCCTGCGAGTGGCCAAAGAGAGACGAGAAgaagcagacaaacagcagG CTTTGCGAGGGTCTCAGATCATGGAACGGGAGCGTAAAGCCAAGCTACAAGTGGAGCGGCAAATAGAGGAGCGCCAGAAAAAGGTCGAGGATCAGCGGAGAAAGGAGGAGCTGAAACGCTTGgctgtggaggagaagaggaagcagaaacaggaagaggagaag GAGCACTACGAGGCCGTCATGCGGCGGACACAGGAGCGTAGTCAACGAGtagagcagaggcagaaacgATGGTCCTGGGGAGGGCTGACAGACTCTGAAGGACGAACAG ACAAGCGCTCCACATCCACGACAAACCTGAAACCACAACCTGAGGCTTGCATCAGCAAAcgcctgtcctcctccaccaccctcATCAAATCTCCTGACAAAA GCCATTCCATGAAGAAGAGGAGTTCCTCTCTCACACGAGTCAGTGTGGGCAGAGCCCAGACCCCTACCAAGTCGGACAAGGGGACGACAGAAGATCAAG CCCGCAGGCCACCGTCCAGCACTGTGGATGGAGGGGTCCTTAGTCGTCTACTCACCCCCACCCAGGCCTCACTAGCTAGGAGCAAGAGTGCCGCCACCCTGTCAGCTGACGGAAAAGATGCTCCAG agtgtcacctgtgtcctcGCTCAGCCTCTGCCACTCCCCTGCACCCACCACGTGGACCCGTGCGCAGCCGCAGCATCGACCGGCAGAAAAGCGGTATGACCACTTCCGTGTCAGCCGACGGAGCTCTGGACCCGTCTCTG AAGGAAAAACAGTTGACCTCACCTCGAGGACAGAGTCCACCTACCCCGTCTTCTACGCTGGGACGCAACCGTTCTCCATCCCCGGCCCCAAATCCAGCCCCAAAGCGGACTCCCTCCCCCGCAGCATCCAA GCAAAATTCCAAAGCGCGCCCTCCATCTCCTTCTACAATGAAACAGCGTCCTGCATCCCCCCAGGCTTCGTCAACCAAACCCCCTCCTATACAGAAACCAGCTCTCACTCCAACAGGACCCCCCACCTTGAGAAAGAGGGACTCCAAATCCAAGGACCTGTGTCCTGTCCAGGCTGTGTCTCCGCAGCCATCCGAGTCCAGCAAGAGCAAAGACAAAGATG CCGCTACTGGCACCAATTCAGCCGCAGAAGCAGCCAAGATTCTCGCAGAGAACCGTCGCCTGATGAGGGAGCAgcgggagaaagaggagcagctcaggatacagagggaggaggaagagaa gctgaggaaagaagaggagaaacgtCTAGAGGAAGAGGCTCGGCTCATACgcctggaagaggaaaagaagctggcggaggagaggaggattaAAGAAGAGGAGGACGCACGCAAGGCGGAGGAGGAGCGCGTGAGACAAGCGGAGGAAGAAGCGGTGAGACAGGCCGAGCTGCAGAAGGAGCGAGAGGAGGCTGAAGCCAAggcccaggaggaggcagagagggtcCGGCAGGAACGAGACCGCATcatgcagcagaaccagcaggagaggatggagaggaagaag AGGATTGAAGAGATCATGAAGAGAACCAGGAAAGGGGACCAAAGTGACCTAAAG agagaagcaggTGATGAGGATAAATTCTCCCATGAGAGTGAAGAGGAGCGAGCGAGCCAAATGAACTCTGAAGCAA ACCAAATGGATGACGCCGCCATGGAGGCCGAAGCCGACGAGTGCGTGGATGATTCGACCACGGAGGCCGACGCGGACGATTGCAGCCTGTCCTCGGGCGAGCCGGCGGACCAGCGCGAGGAGCCCCTGGGCAGCGTGAATGGGAAACCCGAGACTGACGACAAGAATCAGGAGGCCCGGAGCACAGACGGGGTCCAGGCAGGGAG TCCAGGTCCTGAGGACCGCCACGTCGAGGGCTCAGAGTTCAGAGAGAACGAGGACTCTAACAAGTTGGGCTTGGTGTCGGGGCTGAACGGGAAACCCAACCAGTGGAGCTTCGAGGGACTGATTGACATCAACGGTCATTCAAATAGCCGGCCTCTCATAGAGGCGGAGGACTGTAACCAGGTTTCCATCACCTGTGACGGGACGTCAGATGGGACCAGGGCGACCTTTGAGGAGAACACCCTGCATTCCTCTGCCCAGCCCATAGAAGCCCTGTCAG AGATGTGA
- the map7d3 gene encoding MAP7 domain-containing protein 2 isoform X18: MAEGATTLKGLRAQMAAQAQAQAEERRSLAGNSPGPAANAPARPQGCKPVLDAAALRVDDRLRVAKERREEADKQQALRGSQIMERERKAKLQVERQIEERQKKVEDQRRKEELKRLAVEEKRKQKQEEEKEHYEAVMRRTQERSQRVEQRQKRWSWGGLTDSEGRTARRPPSSTVDGGVLSRLLTPTQASLARSKSAATLSADGKDAPECHLCPRSASATPLHPPRGPVRSRSIDRQKSGMTTSVSADGALDPSLKEKQLTSPRGQSPPTPSSTLGRNRSPSPAPNPAPKRTPSPAASKQNSKARPPSPSTMKQRPASPQASSTKPPPIQKPALTPTGPPTLRKRDSKSKDLCPVQAVSPQPSESSKSKDKDAATGTNSAAEAAKILAENRRLMREQREKEEQLRIQREEEEKLRKEEEKRLEEEARLIRLEEEKKLAEERRIKEEEDARKAEEERVRQAEEEAVRQAELQKEREEAEAKAQEEAERVRQERDRIMQQNQQERMERKKRIEEIMKRTRKGDQSDLKREAGDEDKFSHESEEERASQMNSEANQMDDAAMEAEADECVDDSTTEADADDCSLSSGEPADQREEPLGSVNGKPETDDKNQEARSTDGVQAGSPGPEDRHVEGSEFRENEDSNKLGLVSGLNGKPNQWSFEGLIDINGHSNSRPLIEAEDCNQVSITCDGTSDGTRATFEENTLHSSAQPIEALSEM, translated from the exons CtgcacaggcacaggcacaggCCGAGGAGCGGCGCAGCCTCGCCGGGAACAGTCCAGGACCTGCAGCTAACGCACCAGCCAGACCTCAGGGGTGTAAACCAG TCCTTGACGCCGCCGCACTACGAGTAGACGACCGCCTGCGAGTGGCCAAAGAGAGACGAGAAgaagcagacaaacagcagG CTTTGCGAGGGTCTCAGATCATGGAACGGGAGCGTAAAGCCAAGCTACAAGTGGAGCGGCAAATAGAGGAGCGCCAGAAAAAGGTCGAGGATCAGCGGAGAAAGGAGGAGCTGAAACGCTTGgctgtggaggagaagaggaagcagaaacaggaagaggagaag GAGCACTACGAGGCCGTCATGCGGCGGACACAGGAGCGTAGTCAACGAGtagagcagaggcagaaacgATGGTCCTGGGGAGGGCTGACAGACTCTGAAGGACGAACAG CCCGCAGGCCACCGTCCAGCACTGTGGATGGAGGGGTCCTTAGTCGTCTACTCACCCCCACCCAGGCCTCACTAGCTAGGAGCAAGAGTGCCGCCACCCTGTCAGCTGACGGAAAAGATGCTCCAG agtgtcacctgtgtcctcGCTCAGCCTCTGCCACTCCCCTGCACCCACCACGTGGACCCGTGCGCAGCCGCAGCATCGACCGGCAGAAAAGCGGTATGACCACTTCCGTGTCAGCCGACGGAGCTCTGGACCCGTCTCTG AAGGAAAAACAGTTGACCTCACCTCGAGGACAGAGTCCACCTACCCCGTCTTCTACGCTGGGACGCAACCGTTCTCCATCCCCGGCCCCAAATCCAGCCCCAAAGCGGACTCCCTCCCCCGCAGCATCCAA GCAAAATTCCAAAGCGCGCCCTCCATCTCCTTCTACAATGAAACAGCGTCCTGCATCCCCCCAGGCTTCGTCAACCAAACCCCCTCCTATACAGAAACCAGCTCTCACTCCAACAGGACCCCCCACCTTGAGAAAGAGGGACTCCAAATCCAAGGACCTGTGTCCTGTCCAGGCTGTGTCTCCGCAGCCATCCGAGTCCAGCAAGAGCAAAGACAAAGATG CCGCTACTGGCACCAATTCAGCCGCAGAAGCAGCCAAGATTCTCGCAGAGAACCGTCGCCTGATGAGGGAGCAgcgggagaaagaggagcagctcaggatacagagggaggaggaagagaa gctgaggaaagaagaggagaaacgtCTAGAGGAAGAGGCTCGGCTCATACgcctggaagaggaaaagaagctggcggaggagaggaggattaAAGAAGAGGAGGACGCACGCAAGGCGGAGGAGGAGCGCGTGAGACAAGCGGAGGAAGAAGCGGTGAGACAGGCCGAGCTGCAGAAGGAGCGAGAGGAGGCTGAAGCCAAggcccaggaggaggcagagagggtcCGGCAGGAACGAGACCGCATcatgcagcagaaccagcaggagaggatggagaggaagaag AGGATTGAAGAGATCATGAAGAGAACCAGGAAAGGGGACCAAAGTGACCTAAAG agagaagcaggTGATGAGGATAAATTCTCCCATGAGAGTGAAGAGGAGCGAGCGAGCCAAATGAACTCTGAAGCAA ACCAAATGGATGACGCCGCCATGGAGGCCGAAGCCGACGAGTGCGTGGATGATTCGACCACGGAGGCCGACGCGGACGATTGCAGCCTGTCCTCGGGCGAGCCGGCGGACCAGCGCGAGGAGCCCCTGGGCAGCGTGAATGGGAAACCCGAGACTGACGACAAGAATCAGGAGGCCCGGAGCACAGACGGGGTCCAGGCAGGGAG TCCAGGTCCTGAGGACCGCCACGTCGAGGGCTCAGAGTTCAGAGAGAACGAGGACTCTAACAAGTTGGGCTTGGTGTCGGGGCTGAACGGGAAACCCAACCAGTGGAGCTTCGAGGGACTGATTGACATCAACGGTCATTCAAATAGCCGGCCTCTCATAGAGGCGGAGGACTGTAACCAGGTTTCCATCACCTGTGACGGGACGTCAGATGGGACCAGGGCGACCTTTGAGGAGAACACCCTGCATTCCTCTGCCCAGCCCATAGAAGCCCTGTCAG AGATGTGA